From a single Candoia aspera isolate rCanAsp1 chromosome 2, rCanAsp1.hap2, whole genome shotgun sequence genomic region:
- the BARX1 gene encoding homeobox protein BarH-like 1: MQHPLDLGAAAAHYFPADPFVDHRSHRYRSFMIEEILTDHPDAKSAAPAGELLKFGVKALLSARPYHNPLAVLKAEQAAVFKFPLAPLGCSGLSSALLAAGSSLQGGSGPPHLPLELHLRGKLESGAPEGGSKSKKGRRSRTVFTELQLMGLEKRFEKQKYLSTPDRIDLAESLGLSQLQVKTWYQNRRMKWKKIVLQGGGLESPTKPKGRPKKNSIPTSEQLTEQERAREAEKQHAENLDSPCQTIQEQ; the protein is encoded by the exons ATGCAGCACCCCCTGGACctgggcgccgccgccgcccactATTTCCCCGCAGACCCCTTCGTCGACCACCGGTCGCATCGCTATCGGAGCTTTATGATCGAGGAGATCCTGACGGATCACCCGGATGCGAAGAGCGCGGCACCAGCCGGGGAGCTGCTCAAATTTGGCGTGAAGGCTCTACTCTCGGCCCGACCCTACCACAACCCCTTAG CAGTTCTGAAGGCGGAGCAGGCGGCAGTCTTCAAGTTCCCGCTGGCGCCGCTGGGCTGCTCGGGTCTGAGCTCGGCGCTGTTGGCGGCCGGCTCCAGCCTCCAAGGCGGCTCCGGGCCCCCGCACCTGCCGCTGGAGCTACACCTCCGCGGGAAGTTGGAGTCGGGAGCCCCCGAGGGGGGCAGTAAATCCAAGAAAGGCCGTCGGAGCCGCACGGTTTTCACTGAACTGCAGCTTATGGGCCTGGAGAAGCGCTTCGAAAAGCAGAAGTACCTCTCCACGCCCGACAG GATAGACCTGGCGGAATCCCTGGGCCTGAGTCAGTTGCAGGTGAAAACCTGGTACCAAAATAgaagaatgaaatggaagaaaata GTTTTGCAAGGCGGAGGCCTTGAGTCTCCCACCAAGCCCAAAGGTCGCCCGAAAAAAAACTCCATCCCCACCAGCGAGCAACTGACCGAGCAAGAGCGAGCCCGGGAAGCTGAGAAGCAGCACGCGGAAAACCTCGACTCTCCCTGCCAAACCATCCAGGAGCAATAA